A single region of the Salicibibacter cibi genome encodes:
- a CDS encoding post-transcriptional regulator has translation MANVQQFEVWKTDVKPILELKRDEFHLFGHDKASEEDIWRLGIEKLRKESEYTPFNRFVNVLMRLSVTDYMNEKTINAYKGTEGWLKDTDDELEGILDEVLGNESEADNRK, from the coding sequence ATGGCAAATGTCCAACAGTTTGAGGTATGGAAAACGGATGTAAAGCCAATACTTGAATTAAAAAGAGATGAATTTCACCTGTTCGGGCATGACAAAGCTTCAGAAGAAGATATCTGGAGACTGGGGATTGAGAAGCTACGCAAAGAATCGGAATATACGCCTTTTAATCGATTTGTAAACGTCTTGATGCGTTTGTCTGTCACGGATTATATGAATGAAAAGACGATCAATGCCTATAAAGGAACGGAAGGTTGGTTAAAAGATACCGATGATGAGTTGGAAGGGATCCTTGATGAGGTTCTCGGCAACGAATCAGAAGCGGATAACCGGAAATAG
- the secD gene encoding protein translocase subunit SecD, whose translation MGKKWGRIGAFFAIIIALGVLISQTAFDVARDTNLGLDLQGGFEVLYELEPDGERELTEDDIQATASALNERVDVLGVSEPSITVEGDDRIRVQLPGIEDQEEARELLATEADLSFRTVDDELVLSGEELEQGGASAGFDEANQPIVQVTLQDGEEFGDITSELSQRPEPENLLVIWLDYDEEENSFYEEANEPEPEFLSAPSVSQPLYTENVSIEGMESLEEAEFLAEMLNAGSLPVQIEEIYSNTVGASLGEQALEQTLFAGMVGVALILLYMMAYYRFMGVIASLTLLVYIYLVMILFNSIQGVLTLPGIAALILGVGMAVDANILTYERIKEELKEGRSMKSAFKLGSRRALGTIIDANITTIIAAAVLFYFGTSAVQGFAVMLIVSILISFITAVYGTRLLLGLWINSRTLNRKYWLFGVKERDVRRGL comes from the coding sequence ATGGGAAAAAAATGGGGAAGAATCGGGGCTTTTTTCGCCATTATCATCGCGCTCGGCGTATTGATCTCACAAACGGCATTTGATGTTGCCCGCGATACAAACCTCGGCCTTGATCTTCAAGGAGGATTTGAAGTTCTGTATGAACTGGAACCGGATGGAGAGAGAGAATTAACCGAGGATGACATTCAGGCAACCGCTTCGGCATTGAACGAACGGGTGGACGTGCTGGGCGTTTCGGAACCTTCGATTACCGTTGAGGGAGACGATCGCATACGTGTGCAGCTTCCGGGCATCGAAGACCAGGAAGAGGCCCGCGAACTCTTGGCCACAGAAGCGGACCTCTCTTTTCGAACGGTTGATGATGAGCTAGTGCTTTCCGGGGAAGAACTTGAGCAAGGGGGCGCAAGTGCCGGTTTTGATGAAGCAAACCAACCAATTGTGCAAGTGACGTTACAAGATGGTGAGGAGTTTGGAGATATCACCAGTGAATTAAGCCAACGCCCGGAACCGGAAAACTTGCTCGTTATCTGGCTTGATTATGACGAGGAGGAGAATTCCTTTTATGAAGAAGCGAATGAACCTGAGCCGGAGTTTTTGTCGGCACCGAGCGTAAGCCAGCCTCTGTACACCGAAAATGTTTCCATTGAAGGCATGGAGTCCCTTGAGGAAGCCGAATTTTTGGCGGAGATGCTCAATGCTGGTTCGCTTCCTGTTCAAATCGAGGAAATATACTCCAACACGGTGGGGGCATCTCTAGGGGAACAAGCATTGGAGCAAACACTGTTCGCAGGAATGGTCGGTGTGGCGCTTATTCTTTTATATATGATGGCTTATTACCGTTTTATGGGTGTGATCGCCTCGCTTACATTGTTGGTCTATATTTATCTGGTGATGATTCTTTTTAACTCCATTCAAGGGGTGCTGACCTTGCCGGGCATTGCCGCTTTAATTCTTGGGGTCGGGATGGCGGTGGATGCCAATATTTTAACGTACGAGCGCATCAAGGAAGAGTTAAAAGAGGGAAGGTCCATGAAATCCGCGTTTAAATTGGGAAGCAGGCGTGCCCTCGGAACTATCATCGATGCCAATATAACAACGATCATCGCTGCCGCCGTTTTATTTTATTTCGGTACAAGCGCGGTACAAGGATTTGCCGTCATGCTCATCGTCAGCATTTTGATAAGTTTTATTACTGCGGTATATGGCACACGACTCTTGCTGGGGCTATGGATTAACAGTCGAACGTTAAATCGTAAATATTGGCTGTTTGGTGTAAAGGAGCGTGATGTTCGCCGTGGACTTTAA
- the secF gene encoding protein translocase subunit SecF, whose translation MDFNFADKDIDLIKHRKTYFFFTIAIVLAGAILLSTLGLNLGIDFESGTRVDLMSEEPLTEEEIENEIAAVGLTADDITLAGENNEEASVQFIGDLDQEEALELQGHFEEAFGHEPNVSTVSPQIGRELAINALIATGLASLGIVIYVAIRFEFLYGLAAIAALLYDAFFVISVFSLLQLEINIPFIAAILTVIGYSINDTIVTFDRMRENVRKEEEERDIEDFDHLAGIVNKSLLQTLTRSINTVLTVLFAAVAIWLLGSEAITSFAFAIVIGLVAGTYSSLFLAAQLWLVWKNKHMQKQREKAATEMEGSES comes from the coding sequence GTGGACTTTAATTTTGCCGATAAAGATATTGATCTGATTAAACACAGAAAAACGTATTTTTTCTTTACGATTGCGATCGTGCTCGCCGGTGCCATTTTGTTGTCAACGCTCGGCCTTAATTTAGGTATCGATTTTGAAAGCGGCACGCGCGTCGATCTCATGTCGGAAGAGCCGTTAACGGAAGAGGAAATTGAAAATGAGATCGCCGCCGTCGGATTGACAGCGGATGATATTACGCTTGCCGGAGAAAACAATGAAGAAGCTTCTGTCCAATTTATCGGCGATCTTGATCAAGAGGAAGCACTCGAATTACAAGGGCATTTTGAAGAAGCATTCGGACATGAACCGAATGTGAGCACTGTTTCCCCCCAAATTGGACGCGAGCTCGCCATCAATGCGTTGATTGCTACCGGATTGGCTTCGCTCGGAATCGTTATTTACGTTGCGATTCGTTTTGAATTTTTATATGGGCTTGCGGCCATCGCCGCGCTTCTTTATGATGCTTTTTTTGTCATATCCGTTTTTAGTTTGTTGCAGTTGGAAATCAATATCCCATTTATTGCAGCGATACTCACCGTTATCGGTTACTCGATTAATGATACGATTGTAACCTTTGACCGTATGAGGGAAAACGTTCGGAAGGAAGAAGAGGAGAGGGACATTGAGGATTTTGACCACTTGGCGGGAATTGTAAATAAAAGTTTGTTACAAACGCTCACCCGTTCGATTAACACAGTCTTAACGGTGTTGTTTGCCGCGGTGGCCATCTGGCTCTTGGGAAGTGAGGCGATCACTTCATTTGCCTTCGCAATTGTGATCGGGCTCGTGGCTGGTACGTACTCCTCTCTTTTTCTGGCCGCACAATTGTGGCTCGTATGGAAAAATAAGCATATGCAAAAACAAAGGGAAAAAGCAGCAACGGAAATGGAAGGAAGCGAGTCTTAA
- a CDS encoding cation diffusion facilitator family transporter — protein sequence MADFDEIRYKRVKHAAWIGIIVNIGLAIAKGIFGVLANSRALIADAAHSAADVVTSFAVLIGIRAAELPPDEDHPYGHGKAESITAIIVSVLLFIVGLEIALSTIGEMRGGNEAPGTIALYVIIASIIVKEALFRLKVRIGKKYNSEAIITDAWHHRSDAISSIAALAGVGASILGSNFDIYWLLYGDLVAGVFVAGLVMIMAWKLGRETIHNALDHVWHEEDTAGLKNKVLGIDGVLGIDEFHARQHGHYAIIDIKIVVDPEISVRAGHDIATDVKGLLMEEESVRNVLVHVNPYNDE from the coding sequence ATGGCGGACTTTGATGAGATACGATATAAACGGGTCAAACATGCAGCTTGGATAGGCATCATTGTTAACATTGGCCTTGCCATCGCCAAGGGCATCTTCGGTGTGTTGGCCAACAGCCGGGCATTAATCGCTGATGCTGCCCATTCGGCTGCTGATGTCGTCACATCTTTTGCTGTTTTGATCGGCATTCGGGCAGCGGAACTACCACCGGATGAAGACCATCCTTATGGGCACGGAAAAGCGGAATCGATTACTGCCATCATTGTGAGCGTGCTTTTGTTCATCGTCGGTTTGGAAATTGCGCTGAGCACGATCGGGGAAATGAGAGGGGGGAACGAGGCTCCTGGTACCATCGCCCTGTATGTCATCATTGCATCTATCATCGTCAAAGAAGCCTTGTTTCGCCTCAAAGTGCGCATCGGAAAAAAGTATAACAGTGAAGCGATTATCACCGATGCCTGGCATCACCGTTCGGACGCCATTTCGTCGATCGCTGCCCTAGCCGGAGTTGGCGCATCCATTCTCGGTTCAAATTTTGATATTTACTGGCTCCTATACGGAGATTTGGTCGCGGGAGTGTTCGTTGCCGGTCTTGTCATGATCATGGCCTGGAAATTGGGCAGGGAAACCATCCATAACGCCCTCGACCATGTTTGGCATGAGGAAGATACGGCAGGTTTGAAAAACAAGGTGCTCGGGATTGATGGAGTACTCGGAATTGACGAGTTTCACGCTCGTCAGCATGGACATTATGCAATCATTGATATTAAAATAGTCGTAGACCCGGAAATTAGTGTTCGTGCCGGTCATGACATTGCCACAGATGTAAAGGGCTTATTAATGGAAGAGGAGAGTGTGCGAAACGTACTTGTTCATGTGAACCCTTATAATGACGAATAA
- a CDS encoding LapA family protein gives MRGQWTLIMGLVAALLISIFAVINVESVAVNFLFGTTQIPLILIILGSVLMGGLAVGGVGMLKVYRLQQEVRRLKRDNAEGRQANDHPEPEQESKHRD, from the coding sequence ATGAGAGGGCAATGGACACTCATCATGGGGCTGGTTGCCGCATTGTTGATTTCGATATTTGCAGTGATTAATGTAGAAAGCGTAGCCGTCAACTTTCTGTTCGGAACAACGCAAATTCCTTTAATTCTTATCATCCTCGGTTCAGTGCTGATGGGCGGGCTTGCCGTTGGCGGCGTTGGGATGCTGAAAGTGTATCGCCTGCAGCAAGAAGTTCGGCGCCTGAAAAGGGACAATGCGGAAGGCCGCCAGGCAAACGATCATCCGGAACCGGAGCAAGAAAGCAAGCATAGGGATTAG
- the recJ gene encoding single-stranded-DNA-specific exonuclease RecJ: protein MLDAKTRWKIWPLDTRAKALADELRVSERTAHLLCRRGMEHVEDARVFLHTDESVLHDPFTLAGMEDAVDRIKRAVNEDEKIVVFGDYDVDGVSSTALMCETLEKMGARYDWYVPNRFTEGYGPNSAVFQKMQDDGCTLVITVDTGIAAIEPINVAQKNGLDIIITDHHEAPPELPDALAIINPKQIHCPYPFKELAGVGVVSKLAHALLDVFPEDGLDLIALGTISDLVPLVDENRFFAKAGLETLDQLNRPGVQALKEISGIKGPPFTEETVGFGFGPRLNAAGRMDAATPAVQLLLTSDPEQAHSSAEMIDGYNRERQQTVEKITEEALAQLQAKEEDLPAIVVAGKGWNSGVTGIVASRLVEKYYRPTIVIAIDDEGNGKGSARSIEGFDLYRSLSKHVHLFRRFGGHRMAAGLSIDEDKIPDLRATLGEEVNHTLSAESFVPTTDIELTLSVEEITTKLIREIENLAPFGVGNPKPLVQIADVPIQQKRKIGSMQNHLKMSVGDAGPLDCVGFRLGHLHDRIQNDANIHLVGELSVNEWKGNEKPQIILRDVAIKERQVFDVRGGKDLQSLTRNAHPTDSLTIVIFQQEHESDAIEQGFFSSDFLFPVEESLTAPTDILFLDLPKHLSDLTRFLNENESFIRSIYTGFMEKGQTFFTAKPTREAFKWLYVYFKKYAPLYIREHEPVITRYQGWSTDTIHFMLQVFMELEFVAMREGKLVVNDNPFKQDLQASPTYQSYEEKREIEETLKYSTYQALKAFLLACMPDEKKQAEVLTDGL, encoded by the coding sequence ATGTTAGATGCAAAAACGAGGTGGAAGATCTGGCCATTAGATACACGGGCCAAGGCACTGGCAGATGAACTCCGCGTCTCTGAACGTACCGCCCACCTCCTGTGCCGTCGGGGGATGGAGCACGTAGAGGACGCGCGTGTTTTTTTACATACAGATGAATCGGTCCTCCATGATCCTTTTACATTGGCGGGTATGGAGGATGCAGTCGACCGTATCAAACGCGCGGTGAATGAGGATGAAAAAATCGTCGTTTTCGGGGATTATGATGTGGACGGGGTGTCCAGCACGGCGCTAATGTGTGAAACGCTTGAAAAAATGGGCGCGAGATATGATTGGTACGTGCCCAATCGCTTTACCGAAGGGTATGGACCCAACAGCGCAGTATTTCAAAAAATGCAGGATGATGGCTGTACGCTCGTGATCACAGTCGATACGGGAATTGCGGCCATTGAACCGATTAACGTTGCGCAGAAAAACGGTCTGGATATCATCATTACGGACCACCACGAGGCGCCTCCGGAACTCCCTGACGCTTTAGCGATCATTAATCCAAAACAAATCCATTGTCCGTATCCTTTCAAAGAATTGGCAGGCGTTGGCGTTGTGAGTAAACTTGCCCATGCCTTGCTCGATGTTTTTCCCGAGGACGGGCTTGATCTTATCGCGCTAGGGACCATCAGTGATCTCGTTCCGCTCGTGGATGAAAATCGTTTCTTTGCCAAAGCCGGATTAGAAACATTAGATCAGCTCAACCGTCCGGGTGTGCAGGCATTAAAAGAAATATCCGGGATCAAAGGCCCTCCTTTTACGGAAGAAACGGTCGGTTTTGGGTTTGGGCCGCGGCTTAATGCCGCCGGTAGAATGGATGCTGCGACCCCGGCGGTACAACTGCTGTTAACTTCCGACCCCGAACAGGCGCATTCCTCTGCAGAAATGATCGATGGATACAACCGTGAACGGCAACAAACGGTGGAAAAAATCACGGAGGAAGCACTTGCCCAATTGCAGGCAAAGGAAGAAGATCTGCCTGCAATTGTTGTGGCCGGGAAAGGGTGGAACTCCGGGGTGACCGGGATCGTTGCCTCGAGACTTGTGGAAAAGTATTACCGGCCGACGATTGTTATCGCTATTGACGACGAAGGAAACGGCAAAGGGTCTGCCCGCAGTATTGAAGGGTTTGACCTCTATCGATCGCTTTCCAAACACGTTCATCTTTTCCGTCGTTTCGGCGGGCATCGGATGGCGGCAGGATTATCCATTGATGAAGATAAGATCCCAGACCTTCGGGCGACCCTCGGCGAAGAAGTGAATCATACATTGTCGGCTGAAAGCTTCGTGCCAACGACCGATATTGAATTAACGCTTTCCGTCGAGGAAATCACTACGAAGCTGATTAGGGAAATCGAAAATCTGGCACCATTTGGCGTTGGAAATCCCAAGCCGTTGGTGCAGATTGCGGATGTTCCGATTCAACAAAAACGAAAAATTGGAAGCATGCAAAATCACTTAAAGATGTCGGTAGGAGATGCTGGTCCTCTGGATTGCGTCGGCTTCCGCTTAGGCCACCTTCATGATCGAATTCAGAACGATGCAAACATCCATCTGGTCGGTGAATTGTCCGTGAATGAATGGAAGGGGAATGAAAAGCCGCAAATCATTCTCAGAGACGTCGCCATCAAAGAGCGACAAGTTTTCGATGTTCGCGGAGGGAAAGATTTACAATCACTCACCCGTAATGCTCATCCAACAGATTCGCTTACCATTGTTATTTTTCAACAAGAACACGAAAGCGATGCGATTGAACAAGGGTTTTTCTCCTCTGACTTTTTATTTCCCGTTGAGGAAAGCTTAACTGCGCCAACGGATATCTTATTTTTGGATCTTCCGAAACACCTATCTGATTTAACACGGTTCCTAAATGAAAACGAGTCGTTCATTCGTTCGATCTACACAGGTTTTATGGAAAAGGGCCAAACTTTTTTCACGGCAAAACCAACACGTGAGGCTTTTAAATGGTTGTATGTTTATTTTAAAAAATATGCCCCCCTGTATATCCGGGAACACGAGCCGGTCATTACAAGGTACCAAGGTTGGTCGACAGATACTATTCATTTCATGCTTCAAGTGTTTATGGAACTGGAATTCGTGGCGATGCGCGAAGGAAAGCTAGTCGTAAACGATAATCCGTTTAAACAAGATTTGCAAGCATCACCGACGTATCAATCCTATGAAGAAAAACGGGAAATCGAAGAAACGTTGAAGTATTCCACCTACCAAGCGTTAAAAGCATTTTTACTTGCCTGTATGCCAGATGAAAAGAAACAAGCAGAGGTGCTGACCGATGGATTATAA
- a CDS encoding adenine phosphoribosyltransferase — MDYKEHIEIINDYPVKGVQFKDITPLMQNGEVYQQAIDEMAEYVKLKHVDVIAAPEARGFVVGCPIAYTLNKSFVPVRKSGKLPRMVVETNYGLEYGKASLAIHKDAINPGDRVLITDDLLATGGTIEATIQLVEELGGEVVGCAFLIELAYLDHGEKLKNYDVYSLMTYD; from the coding sequence ATGGATTATAAAGAACATATTGAAATCATCAATGATTACCCGGTGAAAGGCGTGCAATTTAAAGATATCACCCCCCTCATGCAAAATGGGGAAGTTTATCAACAAGCAATCGATGAAATGGCAGAGTATGTAAAATTAAAACATGTCGATGTCATTGCAGCACCGGAAGCACGGGGATTTGTTGTTGGTTGTCCGATCGCATATACATTGAACAAAAGTTTCGTGCCTGTACGTAAATCGGGGAAGTTGCCGCGAATGGTCGTCGAGACGAATTACGGCCTTGAATACGGGAAAGCCAGCCTTGCCATTCATAAAGACGCCATTAATCCGGGGGATCGGGTGCTGATTACCGATGACCTTCTCGCAACCGGCGGCACGATTGAAGCGACGATCCAGCTCGTGGAGGAGCTAGGCGGAGAAGTCGTTGGCTGTGCGTTTCTCATTGAGCTTGCTTATTTGGATCACGGAGAAAAATTGAAAAACTATGATGTTTATTCGCTTATGACGTATGATTGA
- a CDS encoding RelA/SpoT family protein, translating into MTKEQVMEKMGEYLSEEQVDFVERAYHYAEKYHDGQYRKSGEPYIRHPVQVAGILVDLQLEPATIAAAFLHDVVEDTEVTVEDLTELFGEEVAMLVDGVTKLKKIKYKSKAEQQAENHRKMVVAMARDIRVIMIKLADRLHNLRTLKYLRPEKQRRIAKETLEIFAPLAHRLGISTIKWEMEDIALRYLDPQQYYRIVNLMKQKRAEREQYIEEVMDDIRESVKELNVEADISGRPKHIYSIYRKMTIQKKQFNEIYDLLAVRIIVRSIKDCYGVLGIIHTRWKPMPGRFKDYIAMPKANMYQSLHTTVLGPKGEPLEVQIRSEEMHRIAEYGVAAHWAYKEGETINQQSLDKLGWFREILEWQKDTSNAQEFMESLKIDLFSDMVFVFTPKGDVIELPRGSVPIDFSYRIHTEIGNQTIGAKVNGKMVPLDHQLNTGDIVDIMTSKHSYGPSQDWLKLTQSSHAKNKIKQFFKKERREENEQKGREAIEKELRAQDFTPKEVLTENNLQDTVVKFSFSGQADMFAAVGYNGISAKQVVTRLTEKIRNKTKEQEKKTVTEAIKDIPVPARTRRSNTGIRVKGADNLLIRLSKCCNPVPGDNIRGFITKGRGVSVHRADCPNVADTEENQTRLIEVEWEPSQEKVKNYNVDIEVTGYDRRGLLNEVLNAIAESKTNINAVNGRSDKNKMAVIDITIAISNLDHLRKVVEKIKRLPDIYSVRRVLH; encoded by the coding sequence ATGACGAAAGAACAAGTAATGGAGAAGATGGGCGAATATCTATCCGAAGAGCAAGTGGATTTTGTTGAACGTGCCTATCATTATGCTGAAAAATATCACGACGGCCAATATCGAAAATCAGGGGAGCCGTATATCCGTCATCCAGTTCAGGTCGCGGGAATATTGGTTGATCTTCAATTGGAACCCGCGACCATTGCCGCTGCTTTTTTGCATGATGTGGTTGAAGATACGGAAGTGACCGTTGAAGATCTTACCGAATTGTTCGGGGAAGAAGTTGCCATGCTTGTGGATGGTGTGACGAAATTAAAAAAGATCAAATATAAATCGAAAGCGGAACAACAAGCGGAAAATCACCGCAAAATGGTTGTTGCCATGGCTCGTGACATCCGCGTGATTATGATAAAGCTTGCTGATCGCCTTCACAATCTACGGACACTTAAATACTTGCGTCCTGAAAAGCAGAGGCGTATTGCGAAAGAAACCCTTGAAATCTTTGCCCCCCTTGCCCACAGGCTCGGTATTTCCACCATAAAATGGGAAATGGAAGACATCGCCCTCCGTTACTTGGATCCACAACAATACTATCGGATCGTCAATCTAATGAAACAAAAACGTGCGGAGCGAGAGCAATATATTGAAGAAGTGATGGATGATATCCGGGAGAGTGTCAAAGAATTAAATGTGGAAGCGGACATATCCGGACGCCCGAAGCATATTTATAGTATTTATCGCAAAATGACGATCCAGAAAAAACAATTCAATGAAATTTATGACCTGCTTGCGGTGCGTATTATCGTCCGAAGCATCAAAGATTGCTATGGGGTGCTCGGCATTATCCATACTCGTTGGAAACCAATGCCGGGCAGGTTTAAAGACTACATCGCCATGCCGAAAGCCAACATGTATCAATCGTTGCACACGACAGTACTCGGACCAAAAGGGGAACCGCTGGAAGTGCAGATACGCTCCGAAGAAATGCATCGCATAGCGGAATATGGTGTGGCCGCCCATTGGGCATACAAAGAAGGAGAAACGATTAACCAACAATCGCTCGATAAACTCGGTTGGTTCCGTGAAATTTTGGAGTGGCAAAAAGATACTTCCAACGCGCAAGAATTTATGGAATCCCTTAAAATTGACTTATTTTCCGATATGGTTTTCGTTTTCACCCCAAAAGGGGATGTCATTGAATTGCCGAGAGGGTCGGTGCCGATCGATTTTTCCTATCGTATTCATACGGAGATCGGGAACCAAACCATTGGCGCCAAAGTGAACGGAAAGATGGTTCCCCTTGATCATCAACTGAACACCGGCGACATCGTTGACATCATGACTTCCAAACATTCGTACGGTCCGTCTCAAGACTGGTTAAAACTGACGCAAAGCTCCCATGCCAAAAACAAAATCAAGCAATTCTTTAAAAAAGAACGTCGGGAAGAAAATGAACAAAAAGGCCGCGAGGCGATTGAAAAAGAATTGCGCGCCCAGGATTTCACTCCGAAAGAGGTTTTAACCGAAAACAACCTCCAGGATACAGTGGTGAAATTCAGTTTTTCCGGCCAGGCGGATATGTTTGCGGCTGTCGGTTACAATGGAATATCCGCGAAGCAAGTCGTGACACGGTTGACGGAAAAAATACGCAACAAAACGAAAGAACAAGAAAAAAAGACGGTGACCGAAGCGATCAAAGATATACCGGTCCCGGCGAGAACCCGCCGTTCAAATACCGGTATACGTGTGAAAGGAGCGGACAACCTCCTTATCCGACTCTCCAAATGCTGCAACCCGGTACCCGGAGACAATATTCGCGGTTTTATCACGAAAGGGCGCGGGGTTTCTGTTCATCGCGCCGATTGCCCGAATGTTGCTGATACAGAGGAAAATCAAACCCGCTTGATCGAGGTTGAATGGGAGCCCTCACAGGAAAAAGTAAAAAACTATAACGTTGATATTGAAGTTACCGGCTATGATCGCCGGGGGCTTTTAAATGAAGTGCTGAATGCAATCGCAGAATCAAAAACGAACATTAACGCTGTGAACGGGCGCTCGGATAAAAATAAAATGGCCGTGATTGATATCACGATTGCTATCAGCAATCTCGACCACTTACGAAAAGTCGTGGAAAAAATCAAGCGGTTGCCCGATATTTATTCCGTACGGCGAGTGCTGCACTAA
- the dtd gene encoding D-aminoacyl-tRNA deacylase — protein sequence MKALIQRSRSAKVSVDDKTVGTIEHGYVVFLGITHEDTKHDARWLADKIANLRLFEDTDGKMNLSLIDTAGSVLSISQFTLYGEAKKGRRPSFVQAAKPAQAEELYDYFNAQLSDIGIAVETGEFGAAMQVDLTNDGPVTLMLESP from the coding sequence GTGAAAGCTTTAATACAACGGAGCAGAAGTGCGAAGGTGAGCGTCGATGACAAAACCGTTGGAACGATCGAACATGGCTATGTTGTGTTTCTTGGTATCACCCATGAAGATACGAAACACGACGCCCGCTGGCTTGCGGATAAAATTGCCAACCTTCGCCTTTTCGAAGATACCGATGGAAAGATGAACCTATCGCTTATCGATACGGCCGGTTCGGTTTTATCGATTTCTCAATTTACCCTTTACGGGGAAGCCAAAAAAGGAAGACGCCCAAGTTTTGTGCAAGCAGCGAAGCCGGCACAAGCAGAAGAGCTCTACGATTACTTTAATGCACAACTGAGCGACATCGGCATTGCCGTTGAAACCGGGGAATTCGGGGCCGCAATGCAAGTGGATTTAACCAATGATGGCCCGGTGACCCTTATGCTTGAATCCCCATAG
- the hisS gene encoding histidine--tRNA ligase: MNINIPRGTQDVLPDQSAQWQYVTEIAKEISRKYNYKEIRTPIFEATELFQRGVGDSTDIVQKEMYTFQDRSGRLITLRPEGTAPVVRSYVENKLHGAPQQPLKLYYFGPMFRYERPESGRMREFYQFGVEAIGSDDPAIDAEVIAMAMDFYQACGLDNLKLVINSLGDQESRASHKHALIEHFSPRIDEFCEDCQARLAQNPLRILDCKVDREHPLQETAPSILDYLNEDSKLYFETVQRLLRDMDIPFVIDDNLVRGLDYYTNTSFEIMLEEPEFGATTTLAGGGRYEGLIEELGGPSVSGIGFALSIERLLMALNARDALPNVENALDVYLVTVGDVAAEKGAGILRELRHEGLSADKDYLGKKVKAQFKAANRLQAAYTAIIGEEELAAAMVKLRDMSTGEEENIPMKRLAGHIKQLQKMQ; the protein is encoded by the coding sequence ATGAACATTAATATCCCGAGAGGAACCCAGGATGTTTTGCCCGATCAAAGCGCCCAGTGGCAATACGTGACAGAAATCGCCAAAGAAATTAGTCGCAAGTACAATTATAAGGAAATCCGCACGCCGATTTTTGAGGCTACAGAACTGTTTCAACGCGGGGTAGGTGACAGTACGGATATTGTGCAAAAGGAGATGTATACGTTTCAGGATCGCAGTGGGCGTTTAATCACGCTACGACCGGAAGGGACAGCTCCAGTCGTACGGTCTTATGTGGAAAATAAGCTCCACGGCGCTCCGCAGCAACCGTTGAAGCTTTATTATTTCGGTCCGATGTTTCGCTATGAACGTCCGGAATCAGGCCGGATGCGGGAGTTCTACCAATTTGGCGTGGAAGCGATCGGAAGCGATGATCCTGCGATAGACGCTGAAGTGATCGCGATGGCGATGGATTTCTACCAAGCTTGCGGGCTGGATAACTTGAAACTGGTGATCAATAGCTTGGGTGATCAAGAAAGCCGCGCCTCCCACAAACACGCGCTGATCGAGCACTTTTCCCCGCGCATTGATGAGTTTTGTGAGGATTGCCAGGCACGGCTTGCGCAAAACCCGTTGCGAATACTGGACTGCAAGGTGGACCGTGAACACCCTTTACAGGAAACGGCACCGTCCATTCTTGACTATCTAAATGAAGATTCAAAGCTGTACTTTGAAACCGTGCAACGCTTGCTCCGCGATATGGATATCCCTTTTGTCATTGATGACAATCTTGTACGGGGACTTGACTATTACACGAATACATCGTTTGAGATTATGCTTGAAGAACCCGAATTTGGAGCAACTACAACCCTCGCCGGCGGGGGGCGTTATGAAGGATTGATTGAAGAGTTGGGTGGACCATCCGTCTCCGGCATTGGATTTGCCTTAAGCATCGAACGGTTACTAATGGCGCTAAACGCTCGTGATGCACTCCCGAATGTTGAAAACGCGCTTGACGTTTATCTTGTAACGGTCGGGGATGTTGCTGCCGAAAAAGGCGCAGGCATACTGAGAGAATTGCGCCATGAAGGGCTGTCGGCAGACAAAGATTACCTTGGAAAAAAGGTAAAGGCACAGTTCAAGGCGGCAAATCGTCTGCAAGCTGCTTATACAGCCATCATAGGGGAAGAAGAATTGGCAGCCGCTATGGTGAAGCTCCGGGACATGTCTACGGGCGAAGAAGAAAATATCCCGATGAAAAGGCTCGCAGGACACATTAAACAGCTCCAAAAGATGCAATAA